Proteins encoded by one window of Streptomyces sp. LX-29:
- a CDS encoding NAD(P)H-dependent oxidoreductase: MPTLLHIDSSVFPAAGSASRAVTAAFRKEWEAQHPNGRVVYRDLHADPLPHLAFDGASAGFIGPDERTPEQQAAFALREELAGELEQADAVLIGAPMYNFTIPSGLKAWLDHVIINGRTFGTENPTAAGTPVVVVASRGGGYGPGTPRESFEFVTTYLEKVLNGGLGLEVEFIVPELTLARSVPAMADLVPLADASRENAHAAAVAKAKSLATRFAA; the protein is encoded by the coding sequence ATGCCCACGCTGCTGCACATCGACTCGTCCGTCTTCCCCGCCGCGGGGTCCGCCTCCCGGGCGGTCACGGCCGCCTTCCGCAAGGAGTGGGAGGCCCAGCACCCGAACGGCAGGGTCGTCTACCGCGACCTCCACGCCGACCCACTGCCCCACCTGGCCTTCGACGGCGCGTCCGCCGGCTTCATAGGTCCCGATGAGCGCACCCCGGAGCAGCAGGCCGCCTTCGCGCTCCGCGAGGAGCTGGCCGGCGAACTGGAGCAGGCCGACGCGGTGCTGATCGGCGCCCCGATGTACAACTTCACGATTCCGTCCGGCCTCAAGGCGTGGCTGGACCACGTGATCATCAACGGGCGCACCTTCGGCACGGAGAACCCCACCGCCGCCGGCACCCCGGTGGTCGTCGTCGCCAGCCGTGGCGGCGGCTACGGCCCGGGCACCCCGCGCGAGAGCTTCGAGTTCGTGACCACGTACCTGGAGAAGGTGCTCAACGGCGGACTCGGCCTGGAGGTCGAGTTCATCGTTCCCGAGCTGACCCTGGCCCGCTCGGTCCCGGCCATGGCCGACCTCGTCCCGCTCGCCGACGCCTCCCGGGAGAACGCCCACGCGGCGGCCGTCGCGAAGGCCAAGAGCCTCGCCACCCGCTTCGCCGCCTGA
- a CDS encoding DUF2252 domain-containing protein, translating into MGTRAADGREAVAPRRLPHVPGFAREPYGGVLRRRGKELRQRVPRAAHQELSIGAGRPDAVSAVEQSSAGRLPELTPIRVGRMAASPFAFLRGSAGLMAYDLATTPVTGVGAQLCGDAHAANFGLYGDARGHLVMDLNDFDETIHGPWEWDVKRLATSLVLVGREVGADAATCRTAAFDMVGAYRRTLRLLAKLSAADAWNAIADEELVSHADAKDLLGTLERVADKARRNTSARFAAKATEAVPGAGDGRRFVDAPPVLRRVPDAEAAAVTASLGHYLDTLPEDRLPLLARYAVQDVAFRVVGTGSVGTRSYVVLLLDHRGEPLVLQVKEARPSALVPHVVKAGFEVPEVSHEGRRVIRGQQRMQVVSDILLGWTTVEGRPYQVRQFRNRKGSVDPAALAPAEVDDYARMTGALLARAHTHSVDPRLLAGYCGKNDELDAAVATFAVAYADRTEADHAELVTAVRNGRIAAEPGV; encoded by the coding sequence GTGGGGACGCGGGCGGCCGACGGGCGGGAAGCGGTCGCGCCCCGGCGGTTGCCCCATGTGCCGGGCTTCGCGCGCGAGCCCTACGGCGGGGTGCTGCGCCGGCGCGGCAAGGAGCTGCGGCAGCGGGTGCCGCGGGCCGCGCACCAGGAGCTGTCGATCGGTGCCGGGCGACCGGACGCGGTATCGGCGGTCGAGCAGTCCAGCGCCGGCCGGCTGCCGGAGCTGACCCCGATCCGGGTGGGCCGGATGGCGGCCTCCCCGTTCGCCTTCCTCCGCGGCTCGGCCGGGTTGATGGCGTACGACCTGGCGACGACGCCGGTCACGGGCGTGGGTGCCCAGCTCTGCGGTGACGCGCACGCCGCCAACTTCGGGCTGTACGGCGACGCGCGCGGCCATCTGGTCATGGATCTGAACGACTTCGACGAGACCATCCACGGCCCCTGGGAGTGGGACGTGAAGCGGCTCGCGACCTCGCTGGTGCTGGTGGGGCGGGAGGTCGGTGCGGATGCGGCCACCTGTCGTACGGCCGCCTTCGACATGGTCGGCGCGTACCGCCGCACGTTGCGGCTGCTGGCCAAGCTGTCCGCGGCGGACGCCTGGAACGCGATCGCGGACGAGGAGCTCGTCTCGCACGCGGACGCCAAGGACCTCCTCGGCACCCTGGAGCGCGTCGCCGACAAGGCCCGGCGGAACACCAGTGCCCGCTTCGCGGCCAAGGCGACGGAGGCCGTCCCCGGCGCGGGCGACGGGCGGCGCTTCGTGGACGCGCCGCCGGTGCTGCGGCGGGTGCCGGACGCCGAGGCGGCGGCGGTCACGGCATCGCTCGGGCACTATCTGGACACGCTGCCGGAGGACCGGTTGCCGCTGCTGGCCCGCTACGCGGTGCAGGACGTGGCCTTCCGTGTGGTGGGCACGGGCAGCGTGGGCACGCGCTCCTATGTGGTGCTGCTGCTCGATCACCGAGGCGAGCCCCTGGTGCTCCAGGTCAAGGAGGCCCGGCCGTCGGCGCTGGTGCCCCATGTGGTGAAGGCCGGGTTCGAGGTGCCGGAGGTCTCCCACGAGGGGCGGCGAGTGATCCGCGGGCAGCAGCGGATGCAGGTCGTCAGCGACATCCTGCTCGGCTGGACGACGGTCGAGGGGCGGCCCTACCAGGTGCGGCAGTTCCGCAACCGCAAGGGCAGCGTGGATCCCGCCGCCCTCGCCCCCGCGGAGGTCGACGACTACGCACGGATGACCGGCGCCCTGCTGGCCCGCGCCCACACCCACAGCGTCGACCCCCGGCTGCTCGCCGGGTACTGCGGCAAGAACGACGAACTGGACGCGGCGGTGGCGACCTTCGCCGTCGCCTACGCCGACCGCACCGAGGCCGATCACGCCGAGCTCGTGACCGCGGTCCGCAACGGTCGAATAGCGGCCGAGCCGGGCGTCTGA
- a CDS encoding AlkA N-terminal domain-containing protein produces MGDDGRYEAVRSRDARFDGEFFFAVATTGIYCRPSCPATTPKRRNVRFYRTAAAAQREGYRACRRCRPDAVPGSADWNARADVVGRAMRLIGDGVVDREGVAGLAARLGYSARQVQRQLNAELGAGPVALARAQRAHTARVLLQTTGLQAAEIAFASGFSSIRQFNDTIREIYAATPSELRVAVPGRTSRFGPVARPAGGTTSGARPVGGTAAVSGAAAVGGAGVAAGEAAGPANGSGPGGIPLRLAFRGPYAAAEVFDYLARRAIAGVEEVVGERGSRSYRRTLRLPAGVGIAEVDEVVGDGWLECRLFLSDLRDLTTAAQRMRRLFDLDADPYAVVARLGADPVLGRLVAARPGLRSPGAADPHELAVRAVLGQQVSVAAGRRLGDALVAAYGQPLCAPSGTLTHLFPQVAELAAAELTETGMPETRRATLRALSVALAEGSIRLDAGADRERTRRDLLALRGIGPWTAGYIRMRALGDPDVLLEGDAAVRVGMRRVGASPADADGWRPWRSYAMHHLWNAPGDEGPL; encoded by the coding sequence CTGGGCGATGACGGCAGGTACGAGGCGGTGCGCAGCCGGGACGCACGCTTCGACGGGGAGTTCTTCTTCGCCGTCGCCACGACCGGGATCTACTGTCGGCCGAGCTGCCCGGCGACCACCCCCAAGCGCCGGAACGTCAGGTTCTACCGCACCGCGGCGGCCGCGCAGCGTGAGGGCTACCGGGCCTGCCGTCGGTGCCGGCCGGACGCCGTGCCGGGCTCCGCGGACTGGAACGCCCGAGCAGACGTGGTGGGTCGTGCCATGCGGCTGATCGGTGACGGAGTCGTGGACCGGGAGGGCGTGGCGGGGCTGGCGGCCCGGCTCGGCTACAGCGCCCGGCAGGTGCAGCGCCAGCTCAACGCGGAGTTGGGCGCCGGGCCGGTGGCGTTGGCCCGGGCGCAGCGCGCGCACACCGCGCGGGTTCTGTTGCAGACCACCGGACTCCAGGCGGCCGAGATCGCCTTCGCCTCCGGCTTCTCCAGCATCCGTCAGTTCAACGACACCATCCGGGAGATCTACGCGGCCACGCCGAGCGAGCTGCGGGTCGCCGTTCCCGGCCGCACCTCGCGCTTCGGGCCGGTGGCGCGACCGGCGGGCGGGACGACTTCGGGGGCGCGACCGGTGGGCGGGACGGCCGCGGTGAGCGGGGCGGCCGCAGTGGGGGGCGCCGGGGTGGCCGCGGGCGAGGCTGCCGGCCCGGCGAACGGCTCCGGCCCGGGCGGGATCCCGCTGCGCCTGGCGTTCCGCGGCCCCTACGCGGCGGCCGAGGTCTTCGACTACCTCGCGCGGCGCGCGATCGCCGGTGTCGAGGAGGTGGTGGGCGAGCGCGGGTCCCGCAGCTACCGGCGCACCCTGCGACTGCCGGCCGGGGTCGGCATCGCGGAGGTGGACGAGGTGGTGGGCGACGGGTGGCTGGAGTGCCGGCTGTTCCTGAGCGACCTGCGTGACCTGACCACCGCCGCCCAGCGCATGCGCCGGCTCTTCGACCTGGACGCCGACCCGTACGCGGTCGTGGCACGGCTCGGCGCGGACCCGGTGCTCGGCCGCCTGGTGGCGGCCCGGCCGGGGCTGCGCTCGCCGGGTGCCGCGGACCCGCACGAGCTGGCCGTGCGCGCCGTCCTCGGACAGCAGGTGTCCGTGGCGGCGGGGCGCCGCCTGGGGGACGCCCTGGTGGCGGCGTACGGGCAGCCGCTGTGCGCCCCCAGCGGCACTCTCACCCATCTCTTCCCGCAGGTCGCGGAGCTGGCCGCGGCGGAGCTGACGGAGACCGGCATGCCCGAGACCCGGCGGGCCACGCTGCGCGCGCTGAGCGTGGCCCTGGCCGAGGGCTCCATCCGGCTCGACGCGGGCGCCGACCGCGAGCGGACCCGGCGGGACCTGTTGGCGCTGCGCGGCATCGGGCCCTGGACCGCCGGCTACATCCGGATGCGCGCGCTGGGCGACCCCGACGTCCTGCTGGAGGGCGACGCGGCGGTGCGGGTCGGGATGCGCCGGGTGGGTGCCTCGCCCGCGGACGCGGACGGTTGGCGGCCGTGGCGTTCGTACGCCATGCACCACCTGTGGAACGCGCCCGGAGACGAGGGCCCTCTCTGA
- a CDS encoding helix-turn-helix domain-containing protein: MTDRSAHPEQRCKRVGDDMTRVFELFGKRWTGLVVAVLLEQQAYFADLRRAIPGISERMLSDRLAELSAAGLVVREVDAGPPLRVSYRLTEAGRAMEPALRELGRWAETYLSNGGGCPERFRG, translated from the coding sequence ATGACAGACCGCAGCGCACACCCCGAGCAGAGGTGCAAGAGGGTCGGGGACGACATGACGCGCGTCTTCGAGCTGTTCGGGAAGCGGTGGACCGGCCTGGTCGTGGCCGTGCTGTTGGAGCAGCAGGCGTACTTCGCCGACCTGCGGCGGGCCATCCCGGGGATCAGCGAGCGCATGCTGTCGGACCGGCTCGCCGAGCTGTCGGCGGCCGGCCTGGTCGTGCGGGAAGTGGACGCGGGACCGCCGCTGCGGGTCAGCTACCGGCTGACCGAGGCGGGCCGGGCGATGGAGCCCGCGCTGCGCGAGCTGGGGCGGTGGGCGGAGACCTATCTGTCGAACGGCGGGGGCTGCCCGGAGCGGTTCCGGGGCTGA